From a single Stackebrandtia endophytica genomic region:
- a CDS encoding PP2C family protein-serine/threonine phosphatase: protein MTLTLRYAAVSDRGLIRSGNQDSVYAGPRLIAVADGMGGMAAGDLASSIVIGALSILDEDVPRGDLTAALAGAVEEANARIRATVEENPQMEGMGTTLTGFLFSGSTLGMVHIGDSRAYRLRGGELVQVTKDDTYVQMLVDEGQLSPEDAETHPQRSLLLRALGSNEVEPTFASLDAVPGDRYLLCSDGLSGVVSDETIADVLRQVPDPHEAVDRLLQLALRGGAPDNVTVLIADISDADIIEAAPIVAGAAASGRDEASNADPSTAAARAAATTNGSDHPPVAAVEEPVEVEPPRKRGKARWYVLIAILLVGIIVSAGYLVYQGQYFVGVDDNGKVAVFQGFNGEVVGVTLSSVEIASDRSIEDLTPDARRKVEAGIPANDREHAIDILENMTDSSPNNGNLLDLCPPPADSTNPENDAAETPSPSTSTGPTPGVDCRVNE, encoded by the coding sequence CGGCTCATCGCGGTCGCCGACGGTATGGGGGGCATGGCCGCCGGCGATCTCGCGAGCAGCATCGTGATCGGTGCACTGTCGATTTTGGACGAGGATGTTCCTCGTGGTGACCTGACCGCGGCCCTGGCGGGTGCGGTCGAGGAGGCCAACGCCCGGATTCGCGCCACTGTGGAGGAAAATCCGCAGATGGAGGGCATGGGCACCACTTTGACGGGGTTCCTGTTCTCGGGCAGCACCTTGGGGATGGTGCACATCGGCGACTCGCGCGCCTATCGGTTGCGCGGTGGTGAGCTGGTTCAGGTCACCAAGGACGACACCTACGTTCAGATGCTGGTGGACGAGGGGCAGTTGAGCCCCGAGGACGCCGAGACCCATCCCCAGCGGTCGCTGCTGTTGCGCGCGCTGGGGTCCAACGAGGTCGAACCGACGTTCGCGTCGTTGGATGCGGTACCGGGGGACCGTTACCTGTTGTGCAGCGATGGTCTGTCCGGTGTGGTCAGTGATGAGACCATCGCCGACGTGCTGCGGCAGGTGCCCGACCCGCACGAGGCGGTGGATCGGCTGCTGCAGTTGGCGTTGCGCGGCGGTGCCCCGGACAACGTGACCGTCCTGATCGCCGACATCAGCGACGCCGACATCATCGAAGCCGCCCCGATCGTCGCCGGCGCCGCCGCATCCGGCCGTGACGAGGCCTCCAACGCCGACCCGTCGACGGCCGCCGCGAGAGCCGCCGCGACCACGAACGGCTCCGACCACCCGCCCGTCGCCGCCGTCGAGGAACCGGTGGAGGTCGAGCCGCCCCGAAAGCGCGGCAAGGCCCGCTGGTACGTGTTGATCGCCATCCTGTTGGTGGGCATCATCGTCAGCGCCGGTTATCTGGTCTATCAGGGACAGTATTTCGTCGGTGTCGACGACAACGGCAAGGTGGCGGTCTTCCAGGGCTTCAACGGCGAGGTCGTGGGCGTGACATTGTCGAGTGTGGAGATCGCGAGCGACCGCTCCATCGAGGACCTGACCCCCGACGCGCGCCGCAAGGTCGAGGCCGGGATTCCCGCCAACGATCGCGAACACGCCATCGACATCCTCGAGAACATGACCGACTCCAGCCCCAACAACGGCAATCTGCTCGACCTGTGCCCGCCGCCGGCGGATTCGACGAATCCGGAGAACGACGCCGCCGAGACGCCTTCACCCAGCACGTCCACCGGCCCCACGCCCGGGGTGGACTGCCGCGTGAACGAGTGA